One genomic segment of Balneolaceae bacterium includes these proteins:
- the casB gene encoding type I-E CRISPR-associated protein Cse2/CasB, with the protein MSTEINTETNEMKQESSNRIEYGKIVGKVSAMMQQDGALSTGEMADLRRISPDQPFTPALWRLLLMQDLDHSPGWIRQERWERRWATLFMGMAHCAGLHNYNLSLGEALAEAGWSELRFVQLMRATDETLETHLRRVAQFLAGKNQEANWTDVARLLFYQSGEAGEKIRLSISRDYYSKIYKQEQEAK; encoded by the coding sequence ATGAGTACTGAAATCAACACGGAGACCAATGAAATGAAACAGGAATCGAGTAATCGAATCGAGTATGGAAAAATCGTCGGCAAGGTATCAGCTATGATGCAACAAGATGGAGCCCTCTCGACCGGGGAGATGGCAGATCTTCGCCGTATATCTCCTGATCAGCCCTTTACTCCTGCCCTGTGGCGGCTATTGCTAATGCAGGATTTGGATCACTCTCCGGGCTGGATTCGGCAGGAGCGGTGGGAGCGCCGGTGGGCCACGCTTTTCATGGGAATGGCGCATTGTGCCGGACTTCACAATTATAACCTATCCCTGGGTGAAGCACTTGCCGAGGCGGGATGGTCCGAGTTGCGGTTTGTTCAACTGATGAGAGCAACGGATGAAACTCTTGAAACCCACCTTAGACGTGTTGCACAGTTTTTAGCGGGGAAAAACCAGGAGGCAAACTGGACCGATGTTGCCCGGTTGCTGTTTTATCAAAGCGGAGAGGCCGGGGAAAAGATACGCCTGTCCATCTCGCGCGATTACTATTCCAAAATCTACAAGCAAGAACAGGAAGCAAAATAA
- a CDS encoding type I-E CRISPR-associated protein Cas7/Cse4/CasC, whose product MQKGYHSGGATRTRVSSQCLKYHWRNFQGENALHDIDEFEKTFRSRETFQRKLAQPLIDEGYPEPLVRAGTGALKEFLLSGKKASKSDIEKLINPGEDDDPWEELETSQITIFGEPEMRYLRELVKSQNR is encoded by the coding sequence TTGCAAAAAGGTTACCATTCGGGTGGTGCCACACGTACCCGTGTCTCCTCGCAATGCCTGAAATACCACTGGCGTAATTTCCAGGGAGAAAATGCCCTACATGATATCGATGAGTTTGAAAAAACATTTCGCTCCAGGGAAACCTTTCAGCGAAAACTGGCACAACCCTTAATTGATGAGGGATACCCGGAACCCTTGGTTCGGGCCGGAACAGGTGCGCTTAAAGAGTTTTTGTTAAGTGGTAAAAAAGCAAGTAAGTCTGATATCGAAAAACTAATTAATCCCGGTGAAGATGATGATCCTTGGGAAGAGCTGGAAACAAGCCAGATTACCATATTTGGTGAACCAGAGATGCGTTATTTACGTGAGCTTGTTAAATCGCAAAATCGATGA
- the cas5e gene encoding type I-E CRISPR-associated protein Cas5/CasD, protein MDILILRLDAPLMSFGAPIIDRHGKVQPYPALSMLAGMLGNAFGYDHSDFGKLEALQKRLRYASRQDRAGQQIQDYQTVDLSQEFMLDHNAWTTEGWLDKRKGGSSSKGTHIRLRDYRADSIHTVAVTLQPADEKPTIEDLQQALQYPERPLFIGRKTCLPATLGFVNKMECESLTEALQKAPLSKRADQRVPVSRLVAFR, encoded by the coding sequence ATGGATATCCTTATCCTTCGGTTAGATGCTCCCTTAATGAGTTTTGGAGCTCCTATCATTGACCGTCATGGTAAAGTACAGCCCTATCCTGCACTATCGATGCTTGCAGGAATGCTGGGGAATGCATTTGGGTATGATCACAGCGATTTTGGAAAACTCGAGGCCCTCCAAAAACGGTTGAGATACGCATCTCGGCAAGATCGGGCAGGACAGCAGATTCAGGATTATCAAACCGTAGATCTTTCCCAGGAGTTTATGCTGGATCATAATGCCTGGACAACTGAGGGCTGGCTGGATAAACGAAAAGGAGGTTCTTCCAGTAAAGGAACCCATATTCGTCTTCGGGATTACCGGGCAGATTCCATTCACACCGTTGCCGTAACCCTTCAACCTGCAGATGAAAAACCAACCATTGAAGATCTGCAACAAGCCCTTCAATACCCGGAACGACCGCTTTTTATCGGACGTAAAACCTGTCTGCCGGCCACTCTCGGTTTTGTCAATAAAATGGAGTGCGAATCCCTGACGGAAGCTTTGCAAAAGGCACCACTTTCTAAGCGGGCGGATCAACGAGTACCGGTTTCCCGCCTGGTGGCCTTTAGATGA
- the cas6e gene encoding type I-E CRISPR-associated protein Cas6/Cse3/CasE — protein MKDSPKQISKNLLQIGATGKIKSMWVNGGLPGAKLKFKQKSDSMSEIQTKTNYMIQMWLDSRQLMQLGRMLHLPLKKVGNNYLVHCALSELFQDQAPKPFSVEDHHRQIADYNGQAIRVLCYSELDWETLQNLAKGFASPTIYEIVDWERMASKPMPAEFPDGMELGFELRVCPVVRKASDGPKWRKGQELDVFLSKVWEIDDKTVEVDREKTYKEWLIHYFEKQHSADLISLSVKRFSIERMSRRNHQQNRKVKIIQRPDVTFTGTLKIRNGEEFKELLYSGIGRHKSFGFGMLKIRRA, from the coding sequence ATGAAAGACAGCCCAAAGCAGATTTCGAAGAACCTGTTACAGATCGGCGCGACTGGCAAAATCAAATCCATGTGGGTGAACGGTGGATTGCCCGGGGCGAAATTGAAATTCAAACAGAAGAGTGATTCCATGAGTGAGATTCAAACAAAAACAAATTATATGATACAGATGTGGCTCGATTCCCGGCAGCTCATGCAATTGGGACGCATGCTGCATCTGCCGCTGAAAAAGGTGGGGAATAACTACCTTGTGCACTGTGCGCTTTCTGAGCTGTTTCAGGATCAGGCTCCCAAACCGTTTAGCGTGGAAGACCATCACAGGCAGATTGCAGATTATAATGGGCAGGCGATTCGGGTATTATGCTATTCCGAACTGGATTGGGAAACCCTGCAAAATCTTGCCAAAGGTTTTGCCAGTCCAACGATCTATGAGATTGTGGACTGGGAACGGATGGCTTCTAAACCAATGCCCGCCGAATTTCCGGATGGAATGGAACTGGGATTTGAGCTAAGGGTTTGTCCAGTAGTGAGAAAAGCATCCGATGGTCCTAAATGGCGAAAAGGACAAGAACTTGATGTATTTCTATCCAAAGTCTGGGAAATTGACGATAAAACAGTGGAAGTTGACCGTGAAAAAACATACAAAGAGTGGTTGATCCATTACTTTGAAAAACAACATAGCGCTGACCTGATTTCACTGAGTGTGAAGCGGTTTTCCATTGAGCGAATGTCTCGCAGAAATCACCAGCAGAATCGAAAAGTAAAAATCATTCAACGTCCGGACGTAACCTTCACCGGTACTCTGAAAATACGAAATGGTGAAGAATTTAAAGAGTTGTTGTACAGCGGCATCGGCCGCCATAAAAGTTTTGGGTTTGGGATGCTGAAAATCCGAAGGGCATAA
- a CDS encoding DUF433 domain-containing protein: MASYSNLIERRKDILGGTPVFKGTRVPVSTFLEYLEAGHSLNEFLEDFPTVTRHQAVQVLEKFKDQLLQPQ, encoded by the coding sequence ATGGCTTCCTATAGTAATCTTATCGAAAGGCGTAAAGACATTCTTGGTGGCACACCTGTTTTTAAGGGTACACGTGTTCCTGTTAGCACCTTTTTGGAATATCTGGAAGCCGGGCATTCCCTTAATGAATTTCTGGAGGATTTTCCCACGGTAACCAGACACCAAGCTGTTCAGGTGCTTGAAAAGTTTAAAGATCAACTTCTTCAGCCACAATGA
- a CDS encoding CRISPR-associated endonuclease Cas1, producing the protein MVLKGRLGLETARVPHADRHGLLWLERGRLAVEDGNLVFTTAGNDKLDAGAYEIPFQQISSLLLGPGTVISHDALRLLARQQTGVLAVGSKGIRLYAFSMPFGPDRSALARKQALLWSDEKTRIDVVRKMYAYRFGEPLPDYARDIASLRGIEGKRIKKVYERLAQQYGVEWKGRRFCAMSGALKKSAPVIQGGFTLNPPRKSQN; encoded by the coding sequence ATGGTACTTAAGGGCAGACTTGGTCTGGAAACAGCGCGTGTTCCTCACGCAGACAGGCACGGATTGCTGTGGCTGGAGAGAGGAAGGCTGGCAGTTGAAGATGGAAATCTTGTGTTTACCACCGCCGGCAATGATAAACTGGATGCCGGAGCTTATGAGATCCCATTTCAGCAGATATCAAGTTTGTTACTCGGGCCCGGCACGGTAATCAGTCACGATGCTCTTCGGTTACTTGCTCGTCAGCAAACAGGAGTACTTGCCGTAGGTTCAAAAGGCATACGATTATACGCTTTCAGCATGCCTTTTGGACCAGACCGTTCTGCACTTGCAAGAAAACAGGCTCTTTTATGGAGTGATGAAAAGACACGGATTGACGTCGTGCGAAAAATGTATGCCTACCGATTCGGTGAACCTCTGCCTGATTATGCCCGTGATATTGCTTCACTCCGGGGAATTGAAGGGAAACGAATCAAAAAAGTGTATGAACGTCTCGCCCAGCAATATGGGGTTGAATGGAAGGGAAGGAGATTCTGTGCCATGTCGGGCGCACTAAAAAAATCCGCCCCGGTAATTCAGGGCGGATTCACTCTTAACCCCCCACGAAAAAGCCAAAATTAA
- a CDS encoding universal stress protein — protein sequence MIKRIVVALDPDQDTPIATRYAIRLAKRFDASLTGLAVVDTSNIQPVIGVGSSGTEMYGHYIWEELTEETREVAKELLDSFSNAVQKADVKHRNVTRHGASFEMIVEEMKYHDLLVVGRDSHFFYNEPDMDTKTLANVVKNGVAPTLVVTDTYHDVERLMVAFDGSSPAARSLQAFVHLLPYGSDLDIELVNVPKSNSSEDAGEASVVLSQAESFLKEHHFSYITKVVLDHGDVGKRLLERQMSKKPDLVVMGAHSVSALRRATFGSTTHFMITKSEGPLFLSP from the coding sequence ATGATTAAACGAATAGTAGTAGCACTCGATCCCGATCAGGATACACCCATAGCAACCCGTTATGCCATTCGTTTGGCAAAAAGATTTGATGCCAGTCTCACGGGTTTAGCTGTTGTGGATACATCCAATATTCAGCCTGTGATTGGTGTTGGCAGTTCCGGAACGGAGATGTATGGACACTATATTTGGGAGGAATTGACCGAGGAAACCCGAGAAGTAGCCAAAGAATTGTTAGACTCATTTAGCAATGCTGTTCAGAAAGCTGATGTAAAACACCGGAATGTAACCCGGCATGGAGCATCTTTTGAGATGATTGTTGAAGAGATGAAATATCACGATCTGCTGGTTGTAGGCAGAGATTCTCATTTTTTCTATAATGAACCCGACATGGATACCAAAACACTTGCCAATGTTGTAAAAAATGGTGTGGCACCAACCCTGGTTGTAACGGATACCTATCATGATGTGGAAAGGTTAATGGTTGCCTTCGACGGTAGTTCGCCTGCCGCAAGATCTCTGCAGGCTTTTGTTCATCTGTTACCATACGGAAGCGACCTGGACATTGAGCTTGTCAATGTTCCCAAAAGTAATTCCAGTGAAGATGCAGGTGAAGCATCAGTGGTTTTGAGTCAGGCAGAGAGTTTCCTGAAAGAACATCATTTTAGCTATATAACCAAAGTGGTTTTGGATCACGGAGATGTAGGGAAACGCTTACTCGAGAGACAGATGAGCAAGAAGCCGGATTTGGTTGTGATGGGTGCGCATTCAGTTTCGGCACTCAGGAGAGCAACCTTTGGTTCAACAACTCACTTTATGATTACAAAAAGCGAAGGTCCGCTTTTTCTGAGTCCATAG
- a CDS encoding chemotaxis protein CheB: MSANSHHINVMIVAPSVLVRQMLSRILKGERNISDLYAMGNSENDTTLLEIEKRSPDLLFLSLDSVHSREIWLLKSIINMHPEIPVVLLTPLNSQGAQAALFGLKMGALDYITIPENNHGVVLAERHFRKRIVPLIKALPKINMRAGIGNQIFLSQTSSVSTQSKSTQKGPFELIVISGCLGGVQSLYELLSSLNDQIPVPVIIVQHMPKIYTREFAADLDLITPLNVREAEQNSILLPGQVYVAPGGFHTVIKNRGRRQVINKHRGPREMKFRPSIDVLLKSAVNFYQGRVLGVFLSGGGEDGVRGAEKLLAAGGEVLLESGKSSRIWDLPGNVQSIDSSIPQYHSHQLGREILKRIMRPKKSAKTAVHSKVPNH; this comes from the coding sequence ATGTCAGCCAATTCTCATCATATAAACGTAATGATTGTTGCTCCGAGTGTTTTGGTTAGACAAATGCTGTCGCGGATTCTGAAGGGTGAACGCAACATTTCTGACCTGTACGCAATGGGCAATTCCGAAAACGATACTACGCTTTTGGAAATTGAAAAAAGGAGTCCGGACTTGTTGTTTTTGAGCTTGGATTCAGTTCATTCAAGAGAAATTTGGCTGCTGAAAAGCATCATCAACATGCATCCCGAAATTCCGGTTGTACTGTTGACTCCTTTAAATTCTCAAGGCGCACAGGCAGCACTTTTTGGTTTAAAAATGGGAGCTCTTGATTATATCACCATACCCGAAAATAACCATGGAGTTGTGCTTGCAGAGAGACATTTCAGAAAGAGAATAGTGCCTTTAATAAAGGCTTTACCAAAAATAAATATGCGGGCCGGTATCGGGAATCAAATATTTCTTTCACAAACTTCGAGTGTAAGCACACAAAGTAAATCAACACAAAAAGGGCCATTTGAGTTAATTGTTATAAGCGGTTGTTTGGGGGGCGTTCAGTCACTCTATGAACTGCTTTCTTCACTGAACGATCAAATTCCGGTTCCTGTCATTATCGTTCAGCATATGCCCAAAATATATACAAGGGAATTTGCGGCAGATCTTGATTTGATAACTCCGCTTAATGTCAGGGAGGCGGAACAAAACAGTATTTTATTGCCGGGACAGGTATATGTGGCTCCCGGTGGTTTTCATACAGTTATAAAAAACAGAGGCAGAAGACAGGTAATAAATAAGCACAGAGGCCCCAGGGAGATGAAATTCAGGCCGTCAATTGATGTTCTTTTGAAATCGGCTGTAAATTTTTATCAGGGCCGTGTTTTGGGAGTGTTTTTATCCGGAGGAGGGGAAGACGGCGTTCGCGGAGCGGAGAAACTTCTGGCGGCCGGTGGAGAAGTTTTGTTGGAAAGTGGAAAAAGTTCAAGGATTTGGGATCTGCCGGGGAATGTGCAATCCATAGACAGTTCTATTCCACAATATCACAGCCATCAACTGGGCAGAGAAATCTTAAAACGGATCATGAGGCCAAAGAAGTCTGCAAAAACCGCTGTTCATTCAAAAGTCCCCAATCATTAA